In Nitrospira sp., the sequence CTCACAGCTCTCGAAGAACTTCGTCTTGCCGGGCTACACGCTGTCTCCGATTTTCGATCCATAACCTTGAAGGCTCACTTACGGCAAGCAGATCGCCTGGGGTGTCGGTTCACTCTCATCATCGGCGATGACGAAGTCGCGAAACGGTCGGGTATTCTTCGCGATATGGAGACCAAGGTACAGCATGATGTGAGTCTCTCCACCCTAAGTCCTCAGATTCACTCTCTCGTTACCGGCTCCTGAAGCGCCCATCTTTCAGGTTGACTTTCTGCCAAAAACCACTTATTCTCCAATGACATTGAAAACTATAACTATATAAAATTAATCGTAAATTCCTGTGAATTCAAAGAAGATAGGTTTCCTCCTGGCTCTTCCCCCATCACACAGTAGTGCTGAGACTGTTCACGGGCTTGCGCGCGCGGCCCTCGATGCCGGCCATGATGTCTATCTCTATCTTATTGATGAAGGCGTGAAGAACATCCACACCGAACACTACCGAGAGCTCGCCCAAGCAGGGGCCCGCGTTTTTGCATGTGCCTATGGGTGTCAACAACATCATGTTCCAACGGCGACTATTGATCCGAAGATGTCACTCTGCGGCCTCGTCGTGCTGTCTGGAATTATTGATGCCTGTGATCCGTTTTTGTCGTTTACCTGATTAACTTCACTATGGCAAAAAATATAGCCGTTGTTATTCAGGAAGATCCTCGAAAGACGCATAGGCCAGTCGAAGCCTTGCGTATTGCGCTCGGTCTTGCGGCGGGATCTCATACGACAACGGTTGTTCTTCTTGGGGAGGCTGCTCGTCTTCTCTCGGAGGAGGCTGACGACATCATCGACGCCGACATCCTCGAAAAGTATCTTCCCTCGATCGAGCAGCTCGAAATCCCGATTGTTCTGCAAGACACATCAGACCAGATACAGGTTCGGGACGAATTCTCTACCAGACGGGAAAATGATGAAACGATCAGCTCCTTTGTACGATCCATGGACTGCACCCTCGTTTTTTGATTCGGGAGTTTCTTCTATGTCGTCGCTCGTCTATGTTGTTCGTTCTCCGCTTCATAGTCTGTCCCATGCACTCCTCCCTGAGGACGGTTCTGCAGTGGTGCTCTCGCTAGAAGATCCCCTTCTTCCAGGAAAAGTATTGCGTGCGGCGACTATCCCCCGATTAACAGAGGGGGAGCGGTTGTCCTATGAACAGGTGTTGACAATAGTCCTTGAGAGCAAGGTTGTGACTCTATGACTCCGAAGTCTTTCCGTAAAGAAAATTCGTAGTCGTGGGAGTAAGAGTAGAAAAGTGAATAAGGAGTAGAAGTATAACGGTATTGATTTTATTAATGAAATATAGACGCGTAAGGAAGGATAACCCTGTGGATTATGTCTTTATGGAAGAGGTGGAACCTGTGAAGAGTTTGTGAAGGGGAGCAGAGTGCTGAGAGAGGTGTCTTCATAAGTCTCGACATCACCCAGTGTGGCATGGTATTCACCGTCGCTTTTTATCAACCATGTAACGGATGAGAAGATGGTTATTCACAGGTGTGAATAATCCTGTGCATAAGGATTTTGACAGGTTATGAGTTTTGATACCGTGTGGCAGGAGGTGCTGCAGTATATCCAAGAGAAGGTCCCGAAGCAGGTGTATGACACATGGTTCCTACCAGTTCGTCTAGATCGGATTGAGAACTCGACGGCGCATATTGGAGTTCCGAATAAATTTTTTGGAGAATGGTTGAATACTCATTATGGATCCCTGCTGGCGGAAGCCATGACCACGGCTCGTGAGGGAGAGGTGATGACCGTTGCATTTACCGTCCGTGAGAATGGAGCTCAGCTGCAGAGCGAATCCCAAGCCATCAGGAACGCGCCTCGGAGCCCAACTCAGGCCAAGCCTCGACGGGG encodes:
- a CDS encoding DsrE family protein produces the protein MNSKKIGFLLALPPSHSSAETVHGLARAALDAGHDVYLYLIDEGVKNIHTEHYRELAQAGARVFACAYGCQQHHVPTATIDPKMSLCGLVVLSGIIDACDPFLSFT